The Priestia koreensis genomic interval CCGCCGCTTTGTTTTCCCATTTGAGGAGGCGTTCCTTTTCCATTTCCCCCGGACATCTGCGGTGGATTTCCTGCTTGGTTATTATTTCCTCCAAGCATTTGTGGTGGCGTCATGCCTTGCTTTTCCATTTGCTTCTGCATTTCCTTTTGCTGCGCCTTTGTTAAATTCCCTGGCATTCCTTGAGGTGCATTTCCGTTTTCCATCATCTTTTGCATTTGCTTTGCACTAGGCATGTTTCCGCCACCACCAGGACCATTTTGCCCAGTTAGACGAGAGACGCCGTTATAGCCAAACGCAAGCTCTAGAACAGAATTGGTTTGACTGCTTCCCATATAAGGGCGTTTGTCAGCTGGAATAGCATCCACAACAAGTGCCCACGAAATAGACACAGCAACTAGTACGGCTGTAGCTGTCGTTAAAAACCCAAGCTTCTTCTTCCAATTGATCTTCGTAGCTAGTACGTAAAATAGATAAAAAGCTGGTAAAATCATATACGCTTGCAGCATTTTCATATTGAAGCCGATTCCTACAACCGCAAACGATGCAAGCAGCCAAATCAGCTTTCCTTTTTTCGTTGCCTTAAACAATAACCACGTAGCGATTAAAAGGGTAAACACTAGCATACTATCAATATTGTTTGTTCTACTCACAGCAGCAACAATCGGTGTACAAGCCATAACTAAGCTTGATAATCGAGCGGCTGTTTTGCCAAAGCTTGGTTTTACAAGAAGATAGATGAGTAAGACCGACCCAATTCCTGCTAATGCCTGTGGTAAAATAACGCTCCACCCGTGGAAGCCAAAAATATATGCGCTAACCGTTTGAATCCAAAACACAACGGGTGGTTTATCGACCGTGACGTATCCCGCGGGATCAAAGGATGCAAAGAAGAAATTATGAAAGCTTTGAAGCATACTTTTTACCGCTGCCGTATAATACGGATTCACATAGTCATCCTTCCATATATTAAAAATGTTTAAAAAAGCGGCGATGAACATAATCAGGATGAGTACAAAATCAAACCGCCTTGTTTTTGCTTGTTTCATTATTTTCACTCCTTTTTCTAATCTACGAGTACTATAAAACGACTCTGTGAACTGAATATGAACGTTGGAATGTTTTCGTAAAAGTTTTTAACCACGTACGCTAACCGTAGAACTAGCAAAAAAACCGCCCAGAATTTAACTCTGAGCGGTTTTTATATAGGGAAAGCATTTACCATTTAAATTAGTCTTTCGTTGAACAAACATGGTGGAAACCCTATTTAATAATCATTTCCTTCAATTACCATTATACTAGTGAGCGTAACTTTATTAACCAGCTCCCCATTGTTAAAAGATACAGTTCTATTCCTTTACTTGAATCAAAAATACATAAGGAGCACTGTTAGCAGGTACATCCTTTTCCTTCTGCTCTGACCATTTTGCATCATACACATAGCCATACGTTCCTTGCTCCGTCGGCACTTCAAACTGATCATGATGCGTACGAACCTTTTTTTCAGTTCCATCTACTAGTTGTGATAGCGTGGCGCTAGTAGGCTTCCGTTTAGCATTTATGGCAAAGGATAATGTCTCTCCGGCCTTTACCTCTATGGCTTTTTTCCCTTTTACGATTTTCTCAGGCGCTGCTTTATCTACACACACTGCTTGACCTACGCCTGACCAGCAATAGCTTCCAAGATACGTTTTATGCTGCTGATCTCCCTGCTGAATAAACATAGCAGGTGGATGAACATCCTTTTCCTCTTTATGTGAGCACCCTAGTAAGCTAGCAAGTGCAATCATTATCATCATTTTTTTCATTTCATCATCCTCCCTTTTCAACAGTAGACGGTGCTTAAAGGCCATTCGTTACATTTTTGATCGCTGTCGCAAAAAATTTAACAGCATCATAAAAGGAAGGAATGTCAGCGTTCGTATAGAAAACAGGAAAAGAAACAAAAAAATTCCCAGAGCAACATCCTCTGGGAATATCTCTTCGCTATACTTGTCACAAAAAGAACGCCATCAACATATTATCCGCGTACGAGCCGTCCGCAAATTTTAAGAAGTTTCTCTCCCTTCCTTCCTCTACAAATCCCATTTTTTGATACACGTGAACAGCTCGTTCATTGCTTGAGAGAACGCCTAAACAAATTTTCTCTAACCCTTCTTGTTTGCTCCCCCATTGCTGCATCTCGTGAATGAGCATTTTCCCGGCCCCTTGATTTCGTATCGATTTTGTTAATCCCATACCAAAAAAACCAGCATGAGACAGTCGTTTCATTGGACTTCGTTTAAAAGAAAGAAAGCCAATGACCTCCCCGTCTGTTTCGGCTACAAGCGTAACACCGCCTTGTTTTTTAGTCTGCTCTAGGCTTTTCTCTTGTTCCTCTTTTGTTACGTGAAACTCCTCCACTGTCGAAATTAAAAACATTTCCTCTTCAATCAGTTCACGGCGAACGCGTAATATGGCTTCTGCATCATGTAGATGCGCCTGTCGAACGGTAATCACAATCCATCTCTCCTTTTCTATATTTTACCACACCAAAACCAATCAAACGTCCACACGTTTGATTGTTGAACAGATGTTGACTGCTTTCTTTTCTTTACGAATCATGCGATTGGAATACAGATTAAGCGCAGCCGCTAAAAATCGATCATTCGTCCCAAAAGGAAAGGCGGTTTGCTTTAGTGACGTTCCAACTTTATCTTCAGCTGTATGATGTCAAAACAAAGTAGTCATTGTCATATAGCAGGGTAATTTTTAGGAATAGAAGAAGGACGTGATTGCATGATGCAAGACCGATTGCTCAGATTAAACTCCCCTTACTATCCTTTTCGCAATGACATTTAAGATAAATTTGGATATATTTAGAAGGGTAATCTCATTTTACTTAAGAGAAAAGTTTACTTAAAATGGCCGTGTAGACGGCAGAAAGGAACAGAAGCAGTTGTTAGATCATGTATTAATTCGTAAAACGAACGCAAGCCTCATTTCCACATTGCTTGTTTCAATCCTAACAGCTTTTTATTTAGAAATTCGTGGGATAAATGTAGAGCGAACAATGACAGATTATATGCTTATCACAGCAGGAATCAGTTTTTTTGTAGGACTGTGGACAATTGTCTATATGAATCTATTATCTTTACTTGCTGGGAGATTAGGAACACCTAGCTCATTACGGCTTAACGGTCTATACATTGGGATTTTAAGCGTATTAGGATTGCTAGGAGGATCTTATTTTGGAAGTCACCAAGGAATTTCCTTTTGGGTCGTTGGCTTCTTCATAGGGTTTTTGTATGGATTCATTGACGTTTTAACCGTTCGTTTGTTAGAAAAATTTTACCCTACCTATCCTCTTTATTTTATTCCTATTTTGCTGTTTGTCGTATGCTCGTTAGCAATCGTAATTATATTTTAGTTTTTAGTTTTTTTATTGTAAGCAGAAAGAAAGCCCGGAAAAAATCCCGGGCTTTCTTTTATTCGGCGCTGTGCTCTTCTTCGACTTTCACTACTTCGATGGCCTTAATCTGATGACCGTCTAAATCTTTAACTGTAAATTGATATCCTTCGTAAAAAATTGAATCGTCCACCTGTACATCAATTTTTTGCGTTAAAATCCAGCCTCCAATTGTATCAATCGTCGAATTATCAATATCAAGATACAGCAAGCGGTTTACGTCCGCAATGAGCGCTTTTGCTTGAAGTTTGTAGTGGTGATCACCGACTTTTTGAATTTCAAGCTGCTCCTCTTCGTCAAACTCATCTCGTATTTCTCCGACGATCTCTTCTAAAATATCTTCCGTCGTGACAAGACCAGCCGTTCCACCATATTCGTCAATCAATACCGCCATGTGAATACGCTTCTTCTGCATGGCTAGCAGCAAATCGTGAATGGCAATGGACTCAATGACTTGAATGATCGGCTTCATGTACAAATCAATCGGCTTTTTCTTAATCGAGTCATCGATAACCACGTCATTTAAAATTTCTTTCACGTTCACAAGACCTAGCACCTGGTCTTTGTCACTATCACTTACAACCGGATAGCGCGTGTAGCGCTCCTTAACGGCAAGGTGCAGAAATTCTTCTACCGTTTGATTACTGGAAATAACCATCATTTCTGTTCGAGGCACCATAATCTCTCGTGCCACACGGTTATCAAACTCAAAAATATTGTTTACGTATTTAAATTCAGACTGATTAATCTCGCCGCCCTCATAGCTTTCAGACAAGATAATACGCAGCTCTTCTTCACTATGTGCAAGCTCATGCTCAGAGGCAGGCTTTAGTCCAAATAACCCGACTAACACACGCGCTGATCCGTTTAAAATCCAAATAAACGGAAACATGATGCGATAAAACCAAATAAGCGGTGTAGCAAATAATAATGTTACGGTTTCAGCTTTTTGAATAGCAGCCGTTTTCGGTGCAAGCTCTCCCACTACAACGTGTAAAAATGTCATGACCGCAAACGCGATACCAAAGGATAAAAAATAAGAGGCTGTAGCAGACAGCTCTAAGCTATCAAAAACCGGATGAAGAATCTTTTCAACCGTCGGCTCCCCAAGTGCCCCGATTCCAAGAGCTGTAATCGTAATCCCTAGCTGACAGGCTGATAAATATTCATCCAAATGCGACGTTACCTTTTTAGCGGCAAGCGCCCCTTTTCGTCCTTCTGCTACTAGCTGATCCACCTTCGAGCTTCTCATTTTCACAATCGCAAACTCGGCCGCTACGAAAAAAGCCGTTAATAAAATTAGAACCGCAACTAATATTAAATTAATGGTTATCAAATATGATTCTTATCCTATCCATGTAGGATAAGAGTCCACCTCCTGTTAAATAGAAAAATAGATTAATAGTTGTATAGGCATTCCATGCTGCACTACCGTCTATTTTTACATATGCCATACTTGAACAACTGCTAAATTGATACGTCTCTGCCCCATGGAATCACCCCCTTAAAAAAATCGTTTCATTTTTCTTACTCATTCATACGAAGACAGGATTCAAAAGTTTCATTTTTTCGTTCATTTTTTTAAGAAACATACATCTAGCTTTCAAAATAAACAAGTGACCGCTCCATAAACTGTATGATATGGTGAATATACACATTATCTTTAGCAAAAAGGAGAGTAACATGAATACCCAAAGCTTTATCACCATTTTTATCATTTACGTCACCTTGGACGTTTTAAAAGGCGTTCACCTTACCAACAGCTGGATCATTAATCACCTCGTTGAATTTGCGGCATGCATGCTCGTCTTTTATATCTTCTCAAGCGTTTGGTACTTTTTTACGAAAAAGCACCCTCATAAAAACGGTTAAAAACGCTATGAATGTATGAAGAAAAAGAAGGCTCCACAAGCATGTAAAAAAGAAACCATAGGCTCTTTTTTATAGCTTTCCTTTTCATGTGTAAAATAATGAATCACATATCCATTCACCGGATATTTATAATCTAAAAAAGGCCTAGAGAAATTTTTATACTCAGGCCCTTTTCCGTAATATTTTGACGTTCTCTTTTTGCGCGATTGATTTCCAAGTAATTTATCTATTTATTTAGTCATGATCGGAACCCAGAGTTCATTTCTAGGTTTATGTTTTGGGGGATAATAACATTCAATACAAGGTATATCCGCAAGTTCATATCCAGAAGTTGGAACCCACTCTACATATAATCGTTTCCAGGCATTCGTGATACCCGGAAAAACAGCCCAAGTTCTGTGATGAATCGTGTGCGTTTCCAAACCAATTGGAGCTTTTCCATCATACCGGACACCCATAAAGTATGTAAATTCCTCATCCGTAATGGCGGCCTCTTTTCCACAAACACCCAAAAGGCTTTCAAGGGTGCATTTTGGCTCTTCCCAAGACATATCAATTAACTGCTGCATAAATCCGTCTTTTTTGGCGCCACTCCAAAGCGTGGGAATTGTTTTAAAGGCTCTACTTGTTTTAACTACCTTGCCCTTCCCTACAACTTGTAAGTCAAAATCAAGCGTCTCAATTCGATACTCCATTTTGATATCTCCCTTTATTAAAATAATTTAAAGCATCATGCTATTTGTCACGTTTGAAATATCCCACCCGCTTATACGACTAATCCGATAAACGTTTAGCATACATTCAACAATGACCCATGCACCGATTCCGTACAGAACGCTTGCTATATTTAACTTTGCTACGTAGTTCATATTCTCACCTTTCGTTTTAGTTATTTTCAATATTTTACCATAAAATCAACATAAAAGGCTCACAGTGATTGCTTCGCTAAACGATCTAACTCTTCTTCAATCTGCTTGACGTCGATTCGTTCAAAGAGCGGTTCTATACCTTGAATTGTTGTTTCACTTATGGAAATGGGCAACCACTGCCATTCTTCTATTCCTAAGAGAGTTTGTATTTTGGTGCTTGAAAACGGTAGAAAGGGCGCCAAAAGCTGTGCAAAATTAACGATGCTGTACACACATGTTCGAATTGTTTTGTATCCGGCCTGTGGGTCCTCCTGTCGCTGTAGCCATGGCTTTTGTTCATCAAAATATTTATTGACCGCGCGAATCCCCTGAAAAATCTCTTCTAACGATCGTTTAAAGGCTGTTTTTTCAATTCCTTCTCCAACCGTCTGATACAGCGTGGAGACAAGTTGTGAAATAGAAAGATCAAGCTCACCGTTTGGAAGAAATCCCTCATAATACTTCTCAACAAATTTTAGCGTCCGATTTACAAGATTTCCATAAGCACCTAATAGTTCACCGTTGTGACTTAAAATAAATTCGCGCCATGAAAAATCCGTATCGCGATTTTCTGGTGCATTAATCGTTAAAAAGTAACGAATGGAGTCAGGATCGTAGCGCTCGATCATATCAGGAACCCAGACAGCCCAATTTTTGCTGGTCGATAGCTTCTTTTTTTCAAGCGTCAAATACTCGTTGGAAACAATATGCGTAGGAAGCGCATCACCGTTCATTCCAAGTAAAAGAGCGGGCCAAATAATCGTATGAAACGGAATATTATCCTTTCCATGAACGTAATAAGACGTGACATCCTTTTCCCAAAATGTTTCGTATGATTTTTGGTGCTTTGTCCCCCACTCTACGCTCGCAGAATAATAGCCAACTACCGCCTCAATCCATACGTACACTTTCTTTTCTTCGTAACCCTTCACCGGAACAGGTACGCCAATTGGGAGATCTCTAGATGCAGCTCGATCCTGAAGCCCTTCACTGAGATAGCGCTTGGTAAGCCGAATCGCATTATCACGCCACCCCGTGCTCTCCTTTACATACTTCTCAATCTGTTCCTGTAGCTGACTAAGCGCAAAATAAAAGTGCTCCGTTTCTCTAACAGTCGGGTGATCACCACAGACTTTACACGTCTTGTGTAGCAAATCAACCGGATCTAAAATGGCGGAGCATGCCTCACACTGATCGCCTCTTGCTGCCTGACCGCAGTGAGGACAGATTCCTTCTACATAGCGGTCAGGCAAAAACTGCTCGCACGTATAACAATACGCCTGCTCGGTTTCCTTTTTATAGATCCAGCCGTTTTGAATAAGCTCGTTAAAAATAAGCTGTACAACGTGATGATGATTTTGTGTATCGGTTCGCGTATAGCAGTCGTAAGAAAACCCTAGCTTTGAAAAACATTCGTAAAACTCCTTGTGATAGCGATCCGCAATTTCTTTCGGTGCGACCCCCTCTTGTTTGGCACGAATCGTAATGGGCGTTCCGTTACAGTCACTTCCTGATACATATAAAACTTTCTCACCCTTCATTCGATAATACCGTGCCAAAATGTCTCCTGATAATAAACTAGCAATATGCCCTAAATGCAAGGAACCGTTCGCATAAGGCCAAGCTCCTCCGATAAATACCGTCATATTTTGTTTCCTCCTTTAGTAAAATGAACGCAAAAAAGCCCCGTCCCTATCTGCATTAGATAAGGACGAGGCTATAGTCTCGTGGTACCACCTTAATTTATAAAAGGCTCACACCTTTCATCTCAACAAGTACGGAGCATTCAGCTCTTATACTGTGACTATGGTAACGAGCGCCAACTCTCGTGGTAGCCTACTCATGTACAAACACGTTCAGCTACACAGGCTCAGGGACCATTGTTCAAATGATGATTTTTGCTTCTTTTCAGCACCCGAAGCTCTCTGTGAAAAATCTCTTCATCCTACTTTTCCCGTCTTCGCCTTTTGATCATAAGGTTAAGATTATTATAATCATCTTTACCTCAATAATCCAACATTTTTTCAATTATTTTACATTCACCACTATATCAAGCATCTTTGCCGTTGTGGATGTCGTTCAACTTTTCATTTCTCTTCCCCGCTAAAAAAATGTGCCATCATGACCGTATTGTAGTATTTTCCGTCTGATAAGCGCTTGTCTGCTTTTAATACGCCTTCTACTTCAAAACCAAGTCTTATGTATAGGTCCATTGCATGCTTGTTCGTTTCCAGTACACGGAGCGTCATTTTTTTCATTTGCTGCTGATCGGCCCACTTTAGCGATTCCTTTAGCAAATTGGTTCCAATCCCCAAGCCCCAATGTGTCTTTTTCACCCCTACTCCAAATTCAACTTGATGTGAAAGGCGCTTTAATTCACTTCCCGCACAGCGCGAAAATCCTACAAGACCTCCCTCTACTTCTGCCACAAGAAAAAGGCATTGTGGAGTACGTGTATCTTTCCCAATGAGCTCTTGAAATCCTTGCTCATCAATAAACCCCTCACCGGGCTCACGATCAAAATGCTCGGTTTCCCCGTCCACTTGAAGACGTAAGGCCGACAGTTCCTTTGCGTCGTCTTCTGTAGCGGAACGAATGATGTAAGACAGGTCGTTTCGTTGAAAAACTTGTGGAGATATCTTCATCGTTACACCTCTTTTCCATGATTAAGTTCAAAGTGCGCTTCTCTAATTTCGACTAATTCAACCGTCGAATTCAATTCTTTAATGCGTTCTGCCAGCGTTCGCATGCCAAATATTTCGGTAAACGTATGACTTCCTGCGATGAGATTCATACCCACAAACGACGCAATACTGAATGCCGTATAGCGTTGCTTCTCCGGTTATATACGTATCGCATCCTTGTTCCAGCGCCCATTTTAGATGGTCAGTTGTATGACCTGCACCTGTTAAAATACCCACTCTTTTTACGGGTTGATCGTGATTCTTCCATCCACGGACAGGCTCTTGAAGAGATGTACGCATACTTTGTAAAAGTGATTCAAATGAAATAGGAGGCTTACATAAGCCAATCCCCGGAAGATCACCCCCGTCATAGATGGAATAGCGTTCAACGTCTACTCCAATGACGTTCATAAGAGACGTAGATGTGCCAAATTCCACAAAATCAAGCGGTGCGTGAATGTAGAAACTGCTAATCTTATATTCCCTCAGCTTGCCAACACATGCCTCTCTTAATCCGTGAAGGAAATCCCATGCGTCGTGATGCGTTACAATTAGATCCACACCTGACTTATGTGCATCTTCAATAACCTCTAACGATAGATTGGTTGCATACCCAATTCGTTGAATGCTGCGGTTGGCTTCATATATGAAACCATAATCATCATCAAATTCCTGAAGAAGCTTCTCAGGAAAAAGTTTTGTGATGATCTCCTTAAATTGCCTCGTATCCATTCGTTTTCTCCTCTAGCGTCTAAAATGGTGTCATGTAGAAAATTATTCCATCTTTTTTGTTATTCGTCACTATCTTGTTTTACAAAATAGTTGACTTCCAATATTTTCTGTTCTATCATGTATTACAAGATACTTACTTCCCAACAAAAGGGAATCATTCGTTTCGATTTACTATCTTGCATTACAAGGGAGCTGGGTAATTGGCAACAAGCACACAAATGTTAAAGGGAATTTTGGATGGCTGTCTACTCGCCGTCATTGCACGGGGCGAAACGTATGGCTATGAAATGATTGAAAAGCTTGAACAGTATGGCTTTCACATGATTAGTGAAGGAAGTATTTATCCCGTTCTAATGCGCATGCAAAAAGACGGACTCGTTACAACGGTCACAAAGGCTTCACCTAGCGGGCCAAAGCGAAAATATTATTCCATTACGGACCTGGGAACAGAGCGCCTAGAGGATTTTGAAGAAAAATGGAATGACTTATCAAAGGCGGTAAACACGCTGTTTCATAAACAATAAAGGAGTGATGTTCATGTTATCTAAAAAAGCCGAACAGTTTTTAACGGACTTACATCTATACTTAACAACGTATGGAAAGAATGAACAGGAAATCAAAGACATTGTAGAGGAATTACGAGATCACCTCATAGAGGCCGAACAGCGCGGGAAAAACATTGATGATATTACCGGGGGTTCTCCTAAATCCTATATGAAACAAGTAAAAAATGAAATGCAAACGGATAAAAAGGAAATCTTGTCCCTTCTCATGCTTTTCTTCCCGCTTTCCATTGCATACATTATTTTACCAGACGCCGTTCAGGGAAAAGCAGCGTATACGCTATTAGAAATGATTGGTTACCTGTCTATTTTCGCCATTGGGCTCATTTTATTCATTGTTATTGCGCGTTTAGATAGCTTAAAAGCATTGTCTTCTTCCGCTCAAATGGTGCTCTATGGCATCGGTGGAGGATTACCGCTTGTCTTATTCATAGCTGTTAAACTACTAAACAATTGGTTAGAGCTTACACCTGTATGGACCGCAACACCTCTACAAAATAACTTAATTATCATCGTCTGCTCACTTTATTTTATCGTATGCTCCATCATGATGAAAACGTGGTCGACGATTGTCGTTCCGCTTCTTATTATCGTACCAACACCTATTGCCTCTTACTTCACGGATTCCGAAAAATCACAAGCCATTATTAGCGCTTCTATTTTAATGGGAGGAAGCTTACTCATCTCACTTTATTTATTTCTTCAAATGAAACGCGATATGAAGGAAACTCAATAGAAAAAACGGCAGTAATTTCACTGCCTTTTTTTAGTATGAACTAACAAAATACCAATTTCGATCCATCTTCGTCATCTCTCTGAAATGAGCATCAAAGGCTTTTTCAGACGGTTTTTTATGAGTAGGTGTATAAACAAAGCCAGAAAAGTTATCCATTGCTCCTAAATACATAAAAAATAGAATGCTGTACCCACCGCTTGTTTTTGCAACGACTACTTCACCGCCGCCGCTTGAAAGATTCTTAAATTCCGATGGTAAAGTGATCAATGTAGGCTGATCCGATATGTTTTTGCTGAGCTCGCCGCTTTTAATCTTTTTTACTACTTCTTCTCTTTTGGATTGATGCAGCTCAAAATCAACTCTTAAATTAATTTGATTAAATGGAACCAAAAATAAAAGAGCAATCGTGACGACTTGAACAATGATCGGCTTCAAGTCTCTGTGCTTAACGAGTTCAATGACCGCTTTGATCGTGGCCACAATAAAAAAACCATACAGAACGAAAGCAAGGGGAAACAGCATAAATTCGGTAATCACATCAACGATTTCCCACTTAAAAAACTCATACAAAATAACCAACACACTACTGATGATGGCCAGTAGAAACCATTTATTTTGTTTCACTGTTGTTCAACTCCTGATAAAGATAATCTCGTGTACGTACCCTCACAAATGACCTCAAATATTGTAAGTACTATGTATTCATTCAAAATGAACAGCTTATTTTAGCACACCGCCTTTTCCTTGAATAGCCTTCTTTTTAGCTTATATTTCTTTACAAAACAAAAAAGAGAAAAACCACAGTCGTTTTCCTCTGACACATAGTTAAGCAGAATAAAAATCTTGCTTTATTCCCCCTTACGTACCCTGAATTTCGATAATACTTCGGCCACTCAAATAAGCATGACCCGTTGTCAGCTGTTTAACGGTTTCAAATCCGTATTTTTCGTATACGCGCTGAATACTTTCATTAATAGGAAAAAGCCATAGCGTTTCGACGTTTTGCTTCAACGATTCCTGCTTGATCTCATGCAGTAGTGGCCCGACTAATCCCTTGCCTCTATACGCCTTTAAAACGGCCACACTTTCTATTCTTCCTTGATCATGATGACGATACAAACAGGCAGTTCCACAGGCAATTCCGTTGTAGCGTAGTATGTAGTGTACAAAGGCAGGATGCGCGAACTCTTTTTCGAAGGCTTCTCTTCGTATACTCCCACCAAACTCCTCAATGCTGCACTCAATCTCAATCGCCGCTTCTTTATTATGTTTCGTTACGCGTTCAATCGTAATTTCTTCCCGCTGCCGTTCATTTTCTAAAGAACGATTCCACACTTGAACAGGCGTTTTCAGTTCTTCATACTGAAAGCCTTTTTTAATGAGAGCCGCTTTAAAATCCCCTAGTTCCTCTGTGTTGTATAGGTAAAAGCGCGGTACAATACCCTTTGACTCATAAAAAGCACTCACTTCATGGATTACTTCCTCTGAATTTTCCGGCT includes:
- a CDS encoding glycosyltransferase family 39 protein, giving the protein MKQAKTRRFDFVLILIMFIAAFLNIFNIWKDDYVNPYYTAAVKSMLQSFHNFFFASFDPAGYVTVDKPPVVFWIQTVSAYIFGFHGWSVILPQALAGIGSVLLIYLLVKPSFGKTAARLSSLVMACTPIVAAVSRTNNIDSMLVFTLLIATWLLFKATKKGKLIWLLASFAVVGIGFNMKMLQAYMILPAFYLFYVLATKINWKKKLGFLTTATAVLVAVSISWALVVDAIPADKRPYMGSSQTNSVLELAFGYNGVSRLTGQNGPGGGGNMPSAKQMQKMMENGNAPQGMPGNLTKAQQKEMQKQMEKQGMTPPQMLGGNNNQAGNPPQMSGGNGKGTPPQMGKQSGGMFGTGTPGPLRLFKTGLSEQISWVLPFAIIAAIGFLSTFRRKQKLKRKQKESLFWMAWLVPIAGFFSVAGFFHQYYLIMLAPAISVLVGAGWTTLMQMYRNREGWRAWLLPAGLLGTTIFQLYMLMPTVDTIGKGLIIGVGVAGILLSAVLLFKKERKNRASFFVSLAALFVLLVAPLFWAATPIIYGGNSMLPEAGPTSSTAGGMGRGMLGGQTDAKTITYLTEHNTGEKYLFATTDSNTASPYIIETGKAVMAMGGFSGSDPIMTVSKLKKMVANGEVKYFLLSSDGRGKAGNSDVLNWITKNGKEISSSKWQSTKTSSPMGGSLKLYEIQ
- a CDS encoding GNAT family N-acetyltransferase; the encoded protein is MITVRQAHLHDAEAILRVRRELIEEEMFLISTVEEFHVTKEEQEKSLEQTKKQGGVTLVAETDGEVIGFLSFKRSPMKRLSHAGFFGMGLTKSIRNQGAGKMLIHEMQQWGSKQEGLEKICLGVLSSNERAVHVYQKMGFVEEGRERNFLKFADGSYADNMLMAFFL
- a CDS encoding hemolysin family protein, translated to MITINLILVAVLILLTAFFVAAEFAIVKMRSSKVDQLVAEGRKGALAAKKVTSHLDEYLSACQLGITITALGIGALGEPTVEKILHPVFDSLELSATASYFLSFGIAFAVMTFLHVVVGELAPKTAAIQKAETVTLLFATPLIWFYRIMFPFIWILNGSARVLVGLFGLKPASEHELAHSEEELRIILSESYEGGEINQSEFKYVNNIFEFDNRVAREIMVPRTEMMVISSNQTVEEFLHLAVKERYTRYPVVSDSDKDQVLGLVNVKEILNDVVIDDSIKKKPIDLYMKPIIQVIESIAIHDLLLAMQKKRIHMAVLIDEYGGTAGLVTTEDILEEIVGEIRDEFDEEEQLEIQKVGDHHYKLQAKALIADVNRLLYLDIDNSTIDTIGGWILTQKIDVQVDDSIFYEGYQFTVKDLDGHQIKAIEVVKVEEEHSAE
- the metG gene encoding methionine--tRNA ligase, whose protein sequence is MTVFIGGAWPYANGSLHLGHIASLLSGDILARYYRMKGEKVLYVSGSDCNGTPITIRAKQEGVAPKEIADRYHKEFYECFSKLGFSYDCYTRTDTQNHHHVVQLIFNELIQNGWIYKKETEQAYCYTCEQFLPDRYVEGICPHCGQAARGDQCEACSAILDPVDLLHKTCKVCGDHPTVRETEHFYFALSQLQEQIEKYVKESTGWRDNAIRLTKRYLSEGLQDRAASRDLPIGVPVPVKGYEEKKVYVWIEAVVGYYSASVEWGTKHQKSYETFWEKDVTSYYVHGKDNIPFHTIIWPALLLGMNGDALPTHIVSNEYLTLEKKKLSTSKNWAVWVPDMIERYDPDSIRYFLTINAPENRDTDFSWREFILSHNGELLGAYGNLVNRTLKFVEKYYEGFLPNGELDLSISQLVSTLYQTVGEGIEKTAFKRSLEEIFQGIRAVNKYFDEQKPWLQRQEDPQAGYKTIRTCVYSIVNFAQLLAPFLPFSSTKIQTLLGIEEWQWLPISISETTIQGIEPLFERIDVKQIEEELDRLAKQSL
- a CDS encoding GNAT family N-acetyltransferase, which gives rise to MKISPQVFQRNDLSYIIRSATEDDAKELSALRLQVDGETEHFDREPGEGFIDEQGFQELIGKDTRTPQCLFLVAEVEGGLVGFSRCAGSELKRLSHQVEFGVGVKKTHWGLGIGTNLLKESLKWADQQQMKKMTLRVLETNKHAMDLYIRLGFEVEGVLKADKRLSDGKYYNTVMMAHFFSGEEK
- a CDS encoding PadR family transcriptional regulator; the encoded protein is MATSTQMLKGILDGCLLAVIARGETYGYEMIEKLEQYGFHMISEGSIYPVLMRMQKDGLVTTVTKASPSGPKRKYYSITDLGTERLEDFEEKWNDLSKAVNTLFHKQ
- a CDS encoding HAAS domain-containing protein; this encodes MLSKKAEQFLTDLHLYLTTYGKNEQEIKDIVEELRDHLIEAEQRGKNIDDITGGSPKSYMKQVKNEMQTDKKEILSLLMLFFPLSIAYIILPDAVQGKAAYTLLEMIGYLSIFAIGLILFIVIARLDSLKALSSSAQMVLYGIGGGLPLVLFIAVKLLNNWLELTPVWTATPLQNNLIIIVCSLYFIVCSIMMKTWSTIVVPLLIIVPTPIASYFTDSEKSQAIISASILMGGSLLISLYLFLQMKRDMKETQ
- a CDS encoding GNAT family N-acetyltransferase translates to MATFQQIMDLDFAYLETFTKRIQTNWGAIFVDEDNPRYYDANHAHLASQPENSEEVIHEVSAFYESKGIVPRFYLYNTEELGDFKAALIKKGFQYEELKTPVQVWNRSLENERQREEITIERVTKHNKEAAIEIECSIEEFGGSIRREAFEKEFAHPAFVHYILRYNGIACGTACLYRHHDQGRIESVAVLKAYRGKGLVGPLLHEIKQESLKQNVETLWLFPINESIQRVYEKYGFETVKQLTTGHAYLSGRSIIEIQGT